The following are from one region of the Coffea eugenioides isolate CCC68of chromosome 2, Ceug_1.0, whole genome shotgun sequence genome:
- the LOC113760112 gene encoding probable protein S-acyltransferase 7: MASEEKEGSLNFSVAQAIDNSASLEIDQPTESTMSSGKKVDKNSEVFFFKGRLICGPDPKGLILSAIAISLSSWTFAVHVASDIRNPAIIVTSSILTTIVRLPSMQVLVNLVFVSTIDPGIIPRNDQCSSVELGTIDAGKRRRRSRAVVINGIEVKLKYCNICNIYRPPRTCHCATCNNCIQQFDHHCTWIGHCVGLRNYRLHVTFLLTGLLLFAFIFIFSCKPLHHKLPGDGNGLIGLLRNDPETVALTLFSFVAMCFLAGFSCYHVYLIAINQTSYEHFHQKYVSSGNPYDKGILNNIKEALLASQPPSRVNFRADVEPGWFGGLSDISIK, translated from the exons ATGGCGAGTGAAGAGAAAGAGGGCAGCCTAAATTTTTCAGTCGCTCAAGCTATCGATAATTCTGCCTCATTAGAAATTGATCAACCTACAGAAAGTACTATGTCATCAGGAAAGAAGGTAGATAAGAATTCTGAA GTATTCTTTTTCAAGGGGAGACTGATTTGTGGTCCGGATCCAAAAGGGCTGATTTTATCTGCCATTGCTATTAGTCTATCAAGTTGGACATTTGCGGTTCATGTTGCAAGTGACATAAGGAATCCGGCCATCATCGTAACATCTTCAATTTTGACAACAATTGTTAG ATTGCCCTCAATGCAGGTTCTTGTGAACTTGGTATTTGTCAGTACCATTGATCCTGGTATAATTCCTAGAAACGATCAGTGTTCATCAGTTGAATTGGGAACAATTGATGCTGGTAAACGCAGAAGGAGATCAAGGGCAGTTGTCATAAATGGGATAGAGGTGAAGTTGAAGTATTGTAACATTTGTAACATTTATCGTCCACCAAGAACTTGTCATTGTGCAACTTGTAACAATTGCATCCAACAATTCGATCACCATTGCACCTGGATCGGGCATTGTGTGGGACTG AGGAATTATCGGCTTCATGTAACGTTTCTATTGACAGGATTGCTCTTGTTTGCCTTCATATTTATCTTCTCATGCAAACCACTACATCACAAATTGCCCGGAGATGGAAATGGGTTGATTGGATTGCTAAGAAATGACCCGGAGACAGTGGCATTGACATTATTCAGTTTTGTAGCCATGTGCTTTCTTGCTGGCTTTTCTTGTTATCATGTTTATCTAATTGCTATAAACCAG ACATCTTATGAGCATTTTCACCAAAAGTATGTGAGCTCTGGAAACCCCTATGACAAAGGAATCCTAAACAACATTAAGGAGGCTCTACTTGCTTCACAACCACCCTCTAGAGTCAACTTTCGAGCAGATGTGGAGCCTGGATGGTTTGGTGGATTAAGTGATATTAGCATCAAATGA
- the LOC113760111 gene encoding putative late blight resistance protein homolog R1A-3 has protein sequence MASTSITCITSILDDLQALENDYPEFPNWPQKYLRRMRHMPRYLRTFLLCARKYSNGDVQLLFDNKKNQANNHHASLEALAVRIGEAIPKWAKEIQSSDQPWKVVHDLEKDMESFEQEICEWYVFFLGSSSRQSSNSVVRKDDLMEFMDSLLENLVNYLPRSRLAHQVGLIKALEEKLAFMKNFIHFLTLHGVENRELGPLLVHTEAVAINAAGLSYKFQFKKGFGSPKDIKESISELPQKIIPVEPQVLETCIQALIASKLSRQSYGDTDERILRDFYHSLLCNLWEKLKHGTCPVILRQLQMFYEGLNSLRTILKEKPKEFDEKVRDPTRVVKCYGGDFISPLSLNAIKDAIQAKDMDIVCSELLEIIKLIDAVITEKCPESSSFTFPTTNGLGFVDSLLEKMMDVTSSEAGSIALIDHPIQKVQEVLVCLRSLLWKIVELQNEDEEVQAIWNRIVGVAYRIELFIDSLITGNILDSSSMSIHSILEEMNIIKAAALKICDSDRLGGKVKEVTKRFNHMPQEGSKPIVNDVVVGFEDETASIINGLRYGSRQVKIVSIVGMPGCGKTTLARKVYNDSSVNSHFQERAWCTVSQIYQKRNLLLQILTCIESKLPEDVFKMGEEDLALQVKRRLLKNRYLIVLDDVWDIDAWNGLEASFPDDGNGSRVILTSRLRGVAPQAKLDHEPYSLPQLTPNETWDLLKGKLYPGQDLAPPELCEIRQQVVEMCQGLPLTVVILAGILSRMDRYGWKEAVEGLSSRNVSSTEQCTATLELSYKHLPDNLKACFLYFGAFPEDHEHNTRRLISLWVAEGFVQKTQLKRSEDVANDYLMELISRSLVIVSKPRSIDGVKACRIHDLLYEFCVTKAKEEKLLQRVRRYDDLSAFTLPCYLRRLCIIDSKVEHFDNLRLFSPAIRSLLLFSHDEDSNSFDLRFIFHIIKLVKVLDLSQIGLDPFPREVELLVHLRYLAILGRGKISLPSSVCNLPNLETLIWRNSSTHRSVSLPDTVWNLKKLRHLQLIDEVDKHYCFFFPRDNLDNSSQLRDLDFLSCLSLDPEENISKLLRKFPNIRKLRCSVNLKPDVQYHVAMNCLSQLESLSLSCVIYGGDRYQLDFQFPLTIKKLTLSYFRLPWSKMAAIGNLPNLEVLKLLKQAFEGEIWEMEVEKFPKVRFLKLASLNIVKWTASSEYEYEEQYYFPRLQKLVLDRCGALQEIPSCLGNSYALEIIEVSKCPSCTSSLEEIQEEQRSNGYTDLKILTS, from the coding sequence ATGGCCTCCACTAGTATCACTTGTATTACTTCCATCTTGGATGATCTGCAAGCGCTGGAGAACGATTATCCAGAATTTCCAAATTGGCCGCAGAAGTACCTGAGACGCATGAGACACATGCCAAGATATCTGAGAACATTTCTTCTGTGTGCGAGAAAATACAGCAACGGTGATGTGCAATTACTATTTGACAACAAAAAGAACCAGGCAAATAATCATCATGCAAGCCTAGAAGCTCTGGCAGTTCGCATTGGAGAAGCCATTCCCAAGTGGGCAAAGGAGATCCAATCTTCTGATCAGCCTTGGAAAGTGGTCCATGATTTAGAAAAAGACATGGAATCCTTCGAACAAGAAATTTGCGAATGGTACGTCTTTTTCTTGGGTTCCTCGTCACGGCAGTCCAGTAATTCGGTCGTTCGAAAAGATGACCTTATGGAATTCATGGATTCTCTTCTGGAGAATCTAGTGAATTATCTTCCAAGGAGTCGGCTGGCACATCAAGTTGGACTAATTAAAGCCCTTGAAGAGAAGCTGGCGTTCATGAAAAACTTCATCCATTTTCTCACACTGCATGGCGTTGAAAACAGAGAATTGGGACCTTTGTTGGTTCACACTGAAGCTGTGGCTATCAATGCAGCAGGCCTCTCTTATAAGTTCCAGTTTAAGAAGGGTTTCGGATCGCCCAAGGATATCAAGGAAAGCATTTCGGAACTGCCGCAGAAGATTATTCCTGTTGAACCGCAAGTCCTTGAGACTTGTATCCAGGCCCTGATTGCTTCAAAATTATCAAGACAATCATACGGAGATACAGATGAGCGCATATTGAGAGACTTCTACCATTCTCTCCTGTGTAATCTTTGGGAGAAACTAAAGCATGGTACTTGTCCTGTGATTTTGCGTCAACTACAAATGTTTTACGAGGGGCTCAATTCCTTGAGAACCATTTTGAAGGAGAAGCCAAAGGAGTTCGATGAGAAAGTAAGAGATCCTACTCGAGTCGTGAAATGTTATGGAGGAGATTTTATTTCCCCACTCTCTCTGAATGCAATCAAAGACGCCATACAAGCCAAGGATATGGATATCGTGTGTTCTGAGTTATTGGAAATAATTAAGCTCATCGATGCAGTAATCACAGAGAAGTGTCCAGAATCATCATCATTCACTTTTCCTACGACCAATGGACTGGGCTTTGTTGATTCCCTTCTAGAAAAGATGATGGATGTGACAAGTTCTGAGGCCGGCTCGATTGCTTTGATCGATCATCCAATTCAAAAAGTCCAGGAAGTACTTGTTTGTTTACGTTCTTTGCTGTGGAAAATTGTGGAGCTGCAAAATGAAGATGAGGAGGTCCAGGCAATTTGGAATCGTATTGTTGGGGTGGCATACAGGATAGAGCTTTTTATTGACTCCTTAATAACTGGAAATATCTTAGATTCTTCTTCAATGtccattcattccattttagaAGAAATGAACATCATTAAAGCTGCGGCCTTGAAGATTTGTGATAGCGACAGACTTGGTGGAAAAGTTAAGGAAGTAACGAAGAGATTCAATCACATGCCACAAGAAGGAAGTAAGCCAATAGTCAATGATGTGGTGGTGGGATTCGAGGATGAGACGGCATCGATAATCAATGGACTCAGATATGGATCACGCCAAGTGAAAATTGTTTCCATTGTGGGTATGCCGGGATGCGGTAAGACAACTTTGGCTAGAAAAGTGTACAATGATTCTTCAGTGAATTCCCATTTTCAAGAGCGTGCTTGGTGTACTGTTtctcaaatatatcaaaagagAAATCTGTTGCTTCAAATTTTGACTTGTATTGAGTCCAAGCTTCCTGAGGATGTTTTTAAGATGGGTGAAGAAGATCTGGCTCTTCAAGTCAAAAGACGTTTGCTGAAAAACAGATATCTCATTGTTTTGGACGATGTATGGGACATTGATGCATGGAACGGATTGGAAGCCTCATTCCCTGATGATGGAAATGGAAGTAGAGTTATCTTGACAAGTCGGCTCCGTGGTGTTGCTCCGCAAGCCAAACTCGACCATGAACCGTATTCTCTTCCTCAACTCACTCCTAATGAGACCTGGGATTTGCTAAAAGGGAAGTTATATCCTGGACAAGATTTGGCTCCTCCAGAACTATGTGAAATTCGACAGCAAGTTGTGGAAATGTGTCAAGGACTACCTCTTACGGTTGTCATTCTTGCCGGAATTCTCTCAAGGATGGACCGATATGGTTGGAAAGAAGCTGTGGAAGGTTTAAGTTCAAGGAATGTTTCTAGTACGGAACAATGTACCGCTACATTAGAGCTGAGTTACAAACATTTACCTGATAATCTGAAGgcatgttttctttattttggagcCTTTCCAGAAGACCATGAACACAATACCAGGAGGTTGATTTCTCTATGGGTTGCTGAAGGTTTTGTTCAAAAAACTCAGCTCAAGAGATCAGAGGATGTGGCAAATGATTACCTGATGGAACTTATTAGCAGAAGCTTAGTCATAGTTTCGAAACCAAGATCCATTGATGGGGTCAAAGCTTGTCGCATTCACGATTTGTTATATGAGTTTTGTGTGACAAAAGCCAAAGAAGAAAAGCTTTTGCAGCGGGTACGTAGGTATGATGACTTATCTGCTTTCACTTTGCCATGTTACCTACGTCGCTTATGCATTATTGATTCTAAGGTCGAGCACTTTGACAACTTGAGGTTATTTTCTCCTGCCATACGCAGTCTATTATTATTCAGTCACGATGAAGACAGTAATAGTTTTGACCTTCGATtcatttttcacatcatcaAACTTGTCAAAGTGTTAGATTTGAGCCAAATTGGACTCGACCCCTTTCCTAGAGAGGTAGAACTGCTTGTTCACTTGCGCTACTTGGCGATTCTAGGTCGAGGTAAAATCAGTCTCCCATCATCAGTATGCAATCTCCcgaatttggaaactttgattTGGCGAAATTCTTCAACTCATCGTTCAGTTTCACTACCAGATACCGTATGGAACCTGAAGAAACTAAGGCATTTACAACTAATTGATGAGGTCGATAAgcattattgtttttttttccctagaGACAATCTTGACAACTCGTCACAGTTGCGTGACTTAGATTTCTTGTCCTGTTTGTCTCTCGATCCTGAGGAAAACATCAGCAAGCTGTTGAGAAAGTTTCCAAATATCCGCAAGCTGAGATGCTCTGTCAATCTGAAGCCAGATGTTCAATATCATGTAGCAATGAATTGTCTAAGTCAGTTGGAATCACTCAGTCTGAGTTGCGTTATTTACGGCGGTGACCGATATCAGTTAGATTTCCAATTTCCTTTGACTATTAAAAAATTGACCCTATCTTATTTTCGCTTGCCATGGAGCAAAATGGCAGCAATTGGAAATCTACCCAATCTTGAGGTGCTCAAATTACTCAAACAAGCCTTTGAGGGGGAAATATGGGAAATGGAAGTAGAGAAGTTCCCTAAAGTTCGTTTCTTGAaattagcttccttgaacattGTGAAGTGGACAGCCTCCTCCGAGTATGAGTACGAGGAGCAGTACTATTTTCCTCGTCTCCAGAAGCTAGTTTTGGATCGCTGTGGAGCGTTGCAGGAGATCCCTTCTTGTTTGGGAAATAGTTATGCCCTTGAAATAATTGAGGTGTCAAAATGTCCCAGCTGTACCAGTTCATTGGAGGAAATTCAGGAAGAGCAAAGAAGCAATGGATATACCGATCTGAAGATCCTTACCTCATAA